A window of Phyllopteryx taeniolatus isolate TA_2022b chromosome 19, UOR_Ptae_1.2, whole genome shotgun sequence contains these coding sequences:
- the LOC133468910 gene encoding inhibitory synaptic factor 2A, with translation MVSKEGGRCMLTNSESDSEAAVAPLHSASLALQVKYSLDASRQVRKRNKALQVRFKDICEAQNEQREAELAKDGTPLSYKAAYRKYMTVPARRSIPNVTRSTGVQTSPDLKKRYQTFPFERKKGHTFKHVAAVETYRGQNNGFVVEVTPVAQRCFDNEAEEGGARGGSRVWRTKALLHTNERAATVEQHTAPDGPCEEALLPSCPANSDYELCGVTSKAGAGLPHRDRQPLDLEEGLSRSRTLPDGASKVTGPIAWNSLTQVECLDSLSARHKRKKSLQFNGLQSEILPRAGQGCAARPQCHAVVDPQGAADQEACKQIVPMNQGGDVKAQLRAMENLISSSQETIKVLLGVIQELEKGEAHREGLSYRTGQDMANCDTCRNSACIIYSVELDFKQQEDKLQPLMKRLWPSGDTHFPALPYPHEAFTSTPKRKSKAESKKHARWRLWFM, from the exons ATGGTGAGCAAGGAGGGCGGCAGATGCATGCTCACCAACTCCGAGTCCGACTCGGAGGCGGCGGTGGCACCCTTGCACTCCGCCTCGCTGGCGCTGCAAGTCAAGTATTCTCTGGACGCCAGTCGACAGGTGAGAAAGCGGAACAAGGCCCTGCAAGTGCGTTTCAAGGATATCTGCGAGGCGCAAAATGAGCAGAGGGAGGCGGAGCTGGCAAAGGACGGGACTCCTCTCTCTTACAAGGCGGCGTACCGCAAGTACATGACCGTGCCTGCCCGCCGATCCATCCCCAATGTCACGCGCAGCACCGGGGTGCAGACGTCCCCCGACCTGAAGAAGCGCTACCAGACGTTCCCCTTCGAGCGAAAGAAAGGGCACACGTTTAAGCACGTGGCGGCCGTGGAAACGTACAGAGGACAGAATAACGGCTTTGTCGTGGAGGTGACGCCAGTGGCGCAGCGGTGTTTTGACAACGAGGCAGAGGAGGGGGGAGCCCGCGGGGGCAGTCGAGTTTGGCGGACCAAAGCGCTGCTCCATACTAATGAGCGCGCGGCCACTGTGGAGCAGCACACCGCACCTGACGGCCCGTGCGAGGAAGCGTTGCTGCCGAGCTGCCCCGCCAACTCGGACTACGAGCTCTGCGGTGTAACTTCCAAAGCCGGCGCGGGATTACCACACAGAGACAGGCAGCCGCTCGATCTGGAGGAGGGCTTGTCCCGATCGCGAACACTGCCGGACGGGGCCTCTAAGGTGACGGGGCCCATTGCGTGGAACTCCCTCACGCAAGTGGAGTGTCTGGATAGTCTGTCGGCACGGCACAAGCGCAAGAAAAGCCTGCAGTTCAACGGGCTGCAGAGCGAGATCTTGCCGCGGGCCGGTCAAGGCTGCGCCGCGCGGCCGCAGTGCCACGCCGTGGTCGACCCCCAGGGGGCGGCGGACCAGGAGGCCTGTAAGCAAATCGTGCCTATGAATCAGGGCGGGGATGTTAAAGCACAGCTTCGAGCCATGGAGAACCTCATCAGCTCCAGCCAGGAGACCATCAAGGTGCTGCTGGGGGTGATCCAGGAACTGGAGAAGGGGGAGGCCCACAGAGAGGG GCTCTCCTATCGTACCGGACAGGACATGGCCAACTGCGACACATGCCGGAACAGCGCTTGCATTATTTACAG TGTGGAGCTGGACTTCAAGCAGCAGGAGGACAAACTGCAGCCCCTCATGAAAAGGCTCTGGCCCTCGGGCGACACCCACTTCCCCGCCCTGCCGTACCCCCACGAGGCCTTCACATCCACGCCCAAGCGCAAGTCCAAAGCCGAGTCCAAGAAGCACGCCCGATGGAGACTTTGGTTCATGTGA